AAAAAGCTTTATGAATTTAGCTCAACTACTCGCCCAACATCTTTCCACGCCGGACCGGATTCTCTACAGCCAGTTCGAGGAAGGCGCATGGCGCGATTACTCTGCGGCTGAGGTGGTCCGGTTAGCCGCGCGCTGGCAGCAGGCGCTGCGCCGGGAAGGTTTGCTGGCCGGTGACCGGGTGGCGCTGTGCCTGAAAAACGGCGTGAACTGGGTGGCGCTGGATATGGCTGCCCTGGGGCTGGGGCTGGTGGTGGTGCCGCTGTATCTGGATGATAACGCTGAAAACATGGCCTGGTGCCTGCGCGATTCGGGCGCGCGTTTTCTGGTGCTGGAGAACGCGCGCCAGTTTCAGGCGCTGCAGGCATGTGCATCCGAATTGCCGCCTGTCGTATGCGTGCTGGATGGGGCGGCAGGTGGCATTGCGCTGGCAAACTGGCTGCCGCCCGCGGCTACGCCGGATTTCGAGGTTCAGGCGGTTGCACCAGAGGTGCTGGCCACCATTGTTTACACGTCTGGCACTTCCGGCCGTCCGAAAGGGGTCATGCTCTCGCATGGCAATATTCTGGCAAATGTTTCGGCCTCAAGCGAGGTGGTGCACCTGCATGGTGAAGACAGCCTGCTTTCCTTGTTGCCCCTGTCGCATATGTTCGAGCGCACTTGCGGCTATTACCTGCCGCTGGCGGCGGGCATCAGAGTGGCCTATGCGCGTGGCATCCAGCAGATCGGCGAGGACCTTGCTCATCACCGGCCCACGGTGATGATTGCAGTTCCCCGGGTGTTCGAGCGCTTTCTGGCGCGGCTGGAAAAATCGCTATCCGAATCCTTTGTAAAGCGGGTCCTGTTCCGCCTTACCGTTCATCTCGGCTGGCGCCGTTTCAAGGGCCGGGCCGGCCGGCTGGAAAAAATGCTGTATGCCCTGTTGCACCATATGGTGGCCAGGCCGGTTCTGATACGCCTGGGCGGGCGCCTGGCCCTTGCCGTGGTGGGCGGGGCAAAGGTGGAGTTGCGCATTGCACGCACGTTCATTGGGCTTGGGCTCAACATGATTCAAGGTTACGGCCTTACCGAGGCGGCGCCAGTGGTGGCGGCAAATCGTGAATGGGACAATGATCCGGTAACCGTTGGCGCGCCGCTGTCACAGGTCGAAACCTGCATCAACGCAGCGGGTGAACTGCTGGTACGCGGACCCTCTGTCATGCTGGGCTACTGGAACAATCCGGAAGAGACAGCAAAAATTCTTGCTGCCGATGGCTGGCTCAATACCGGCGATCTGGCCGAAATGCAGGATGGCAAGATCATCAT
The sequence above is drawn from the Sulfuricella sp. genome and encodes:
- a CDS encoding AMP-binding protein; this translates as MNLAQLLAQHLSTPDRILYSQFEEGAWRDYSAAEVVRLAARWQQALRREGLLAGDRVALCLKNGVNWVALDMAALGLGLVVVPLYLDDNAENMAWCLRDSGARFLVLENARQFQALQACASELPPVVCVLDGAAGGIALANWLPPAATPDFEVQAVAPEVLATIVYTSGTSGRPKGVMLSHGNILANVSASSEVVHLHGEDSLLSLLPLSHMFERTCGYYLPLAAGIRVAYARGIQQIGEDLAHHRPTVMIAVPRVFERFLARLEKSLSESFVKRVLFRLTVHLGWRRFKGRAGRLEKMLYALLHHMVARPVLIRLGGRLALAVVGGAKVELRIARTFIGLGLNMIQGYGLTEAAPVVAANREWDNDPVTVGAPLSQVETCINAAGELLVRGPSVMLGYWNNPEETAKILAADGWLNTGDLAEMQDGKIIIRGRSKDILVLSNGEKASPQDVEIAILDDPLFEQVMLVGEGKPFFSLLAVTQEEDEKILVRRANARLKAFPRYVRVRRVIAVKEPWTIENGLLTPTQKVRRSAVEARYGELIKQLYQT